The following coding sequences are from one Lycium ferocissimum isolate CSIRO_LF1 chromosome 3, AGI_CSIRO_Lferr_CH_V1, whole genome shotgun sequence window:
- the LOC132051067 gene encoding uncharacterized protein At4g06598-like isoform X1: MESLNGSSSLKNFSFSNKQSIMDSTSPFLQSYADQNMDGSKGKAKPNEGSSSHHHRCNSESFLIEEQPSWLDDLLNEPPETTTVVHKGHHRRSASDTFAYLGAAAERLNTREEAKNKNVNVGASWGSVNYVSYKDLSAVSYDTKPSSSHEQKFNKAAQEVNGAASVSHEKHNREMNNSQNQEGSSERSNNVQAKHSMSKADAKRAKQQSAHRSRVRKLQHIAELERTVQALQAEGSELSAELEFLDQQNIILSMENRALRQRLDSLSQEQLIKHLEQEMLERELTRLQTLYQMQRQQLQQQHQQPPQQQNHSKHRRNKSRDLEAQFANLSIKNNEASSSRQVTGSVRM; the protein is encoded by the exons ATGGAGAGTTTAAATGGTTCATCAAGCTTGAAAAATTTCTCCTTTTCGAACAAGCAGTCGATAATGGACTCGACTTCTCCCTTTCTCCAGTCCTATGCAGATCAAAATATGGACGGATCAAAGGGAAAAGCAAAGCCTAACGAGGGATCGAGTAGCCACCATCATCGGTGTAACTCGGAGAGCTTTCTTATAGAGGAGCAACCTTCTTGGCTTGATGACCTTTTGAATGAACCTCCAGAGACGACGACAGTTGTACACAAAGGTCATCATCGACGTTCAGCAAGTGACACTTTTGCATACTTAGGTGCAGCTGCAGAGAGGTTAAACACGAGGGAAGAAGCGAAAAATAAGAATGTAAATGTAGGAGCTTCCTGGGGTTCAGTTAACTATGTGAGTTACAAAGATTTGAGTGCAGTTTCCTATGATACAAAGCCAAGTTCTTCCCATGAGCAGAAatttaataag GCTGCTCAGGAAGTGAATGGTGCGGCATCTGTATCCCATGAGAAGCATAACAGAGAGATGAATAATTCACAAAACCAAGAGGGCTCTAGTGAAAGATCAAACAATGTACAAGCCAAACATTCCATGTCCAAGGCAGATGCAAAACGTGCTAAACA GCAATCTGCTCACCGATCGCGTGTCAGGAAACTTCAGCACATAGCTGAACTTGAAAGAACAGTTCAAGCTTTGCAG GCAGAAGGATCAGAGCTGTCTGCAGAGCTTGAATTTCTTGACCAACAGAATATTATACTGAGCATGGAGAATAGAGCCCTCAGGCAGCGTTTGGATAGCTTATCACAGGAGCAGCTCATCAAACATT TGGAGCAGGAGATGTTGGAGAGGGAACTCACAAGGTTACAAACTCTGTATCAGATGCAGAGGCAACAACTGCAACAACAGCATCAGCAGCCGCCGCAGCAGCAGAACCACTCTAAACATCGTCGAAACAAAAGCAGAGATCTCGAAGCCCAATTTGCCAACCTCTCTATCAAGAACAATGAAGCCAGTTCCAGCAGGCAGGTCACTGGTTCAGTCAGGATGTAA
- the LOC132050099 gene encoding uncharacterized protein LOC132050099 isoform X1 has translation MGSKRKSKSCNHFQSCDDSCIFQHLISVLQHPQGVNVPVLKSLYGLLIHFSLNSLQNPTYKLDFDDLDMEIDHNGFKASSKDIETLSGILFEEMFERFDHLFSAPHDTSVNNQRQGILQQNMSKDAETFYLLLRCCMVTLTLLVSQHNLLLEKGKVLLMLLRKLCSLNTFGAGSRKEITFQKSVSRACTSEDNDCRTTSTEDIVASLQIIEPSDVHTSFLCATFEVFVDELLVHGQLRQYFKLIDSLASSAEIIFTPQSGQGDIGIVLEVLSRYFLISWSDEHRSGDHLNRLLLVNNDYFKSSLKAHELSLTAAISLLLNPIILSAPKLMQAQLISMIYEATFLWLDMRNRKTNHRPLNFFLSLFEKSVALYMKHMSLFQFDCRSSFVSNSSTKSAEVKGIHSLFGSCILASTRKEINNLILKFEDSSQSHFLKLFFEMKSDLISSCITYLKESRCLLDKSCQDEIMSTLSCLILRASDSFKENAIVDASLEDICLLVSTLKLMSSSLLQVVWCLRCDLNSDCPKTLKDFSSCGEYNSILGIIDCFRELSIYSSVQNISRQMMEIDSEKHKVSKIMFLHFSGLLSFSFFKRLDCLAKGCLFNIIALLNLFIFEEGNLDILQSLVDPTPDSFSSGLSAVRIQEAVVDKRSSLVVASKFQKARTLRSSSRRKGDSSAISTSELDNKEDVEAMEEEMEETTNGKIFLKCRLQAGQVHDFDDLADFVECKKGKDYSSWLKNRQQYRKLKCDKIALLRWKKKKKCWKVMKRNKP, from the exons ATGGGTTCAAAGAGAAAATCAAAGAGCTGCAACCATTTTCAAAGCTGTGATGATTCTTGCATTTTCCAGCATCTTATCTCGGTCCTTCAACATCCACAG GGTGTGAACGTACCTGTCTTGAAAAGTTTGTATGGTCTGCTTATCCATTTCTCCTTAAACTCACTACAAAATCCAACATACAAActtgattttgatgatttggaTATGGAAATTGATCACAATGGGTTTAAGGCATCATCAAAAGATATAGAGACCCTCTCTGGGATTTTATTTGAAGAAATGTTTGAGAGGTTTGACCATTTGTTCTCTGCTCCCCATGATACTTCTGTGAACAATCAGAGACAAGGTATTTTGCAGCAGAATATGTCCAAAGATGCTGAAACTTTTTATTTGCTGCTGAGGTGTTGTATGGTCACCTTAACCTTGCTTGTGTCCCAACACAATCTTCTTTTAGAAAAAGGGAAGGTCCTTTTGATGTTGCTCCGGAAGTTATGTTCACTAAACACATTTGGGGCAGGAAGTAGGAAGgaaattacttttcaaaaatcAGTTTCACGTGCATGCACATCTGAGGATAATGATTGCAGAACGACTTCCACAGAGGACATTGTTGCATCACTCCAAATCATTGAGCCATCTGATGTTCACACTTCTTTCTTGTGTGCGACATTTGAG GTTTTTGTGGATGAGCTTCTGGTGCATGGACAGTTGAGACAGTACTTTAAGCTTATTGATTCTCTAGCTTCTTCTGCTGAAATTATATTCACACCTCAGTCCGGTCAGGGAGATATAGGAATAGTACTGGAAGTTTTGTCTAGGTACTTCTTAATATCGTGGTCTGATGAGCATAGGTCTGGAGATCATCTTAACAGATTATTATTGGTAAACAATGATTATTTCAAATCTTCATTAAAAGCTCATGAATTGAGTCTGACTGCAGCCATATCGTTGCTTCTCAACCCCATCATTCTTTCTGCCCCAAAACTAATGCAAGCACAATTGATTTCAATGATTTATGAGGCCACCTTTTTGTGGTTGGATATGCGAAATCGTAAGACAAATCACAGACCTCTCAACTTCTTTCTCTCACTGTTTGAAAAATCAGTAGCTTTATACATGAAGCATATGTCCCTGTTTCAATTTGACTGTCGATCTTCATTTGTTAGTAATTCTTCTACCAAAAGTGCAGAAGTGAAGGGCATTCATTCCCTTTTTGGATCGTGTATATTAGCAAGCACAAGAAAGGAGAtcaataatttaattttgaagTTTGAGGATTCATCACAATCtcactttcttaaacttttttttgaaatgaaatCTGACCTGATAAGTTCCTGTATAACATATTTGAAAGAGAGTCGGTGTCTTCTAGACAAATCCTGCCAAGATGAGATTATGTCCACCTTAAGCTGTCTAATTCTAAGAGCTTCGGACAGTTTCAAGGAGAATGCAATTGTGGATGCAAGTCTGGAAGATATTTGTCTTCTGGTTTCTACACTGAAGTTAATGAGCTCTTCCTTGTTGCAAGTTGTCTGGTGCCTCAGATGCGACTTGAATTCCGATTGTCCAAAAACCTTGAAAGATTTTTCATCCTGTGGGGAATACAATTCTATCTTGGGAATAATTGACTGTTTTAGAGAGCTCAGCATATACAGTTCAGTCCAAAATATATCACGCCAAATGATGGAAATAGACTCTGAGAAGCACAAAGTTTCCAAGATAATGTTTCTGCATTTTTCAGGATTGCTCTCATTCAGTTTCTTTAAGAGGCTTGATTGTTTAGCAAAAGGCTGCTTGTTTAATATTATAGCTCTGCTGAATTTATTCATCTTTGAAGAAGGTAATTTGGATATACTGCAGTCACTAGTTGATCCAACTCCAGACTCCTTTTCATCTGGATTATCTGCTGTTAGAATCCAGGAG GCTGTAGTGGACAAGAGATCTAGCCTTGTGGTTGCATCAAAGTTTCAGAAGGCAAGGACCCTGCGTTCAAGTTCAAG AAGGAAGGGAGACAGCTCAGCGATAAGCACCTCTGAGCTTGATAACAAAGAAGATGTTGAAGCAATGGAAGAGGAGATGGAGGAAACAACCAACGGGAAGATATTTCTTAAATGCAGATTGCAAGCTGGACAAGTCCACGATTTTGATGATTTAGCTGATTTTGTTGAGTGCAAGAAAGGAAAGGACTACTCTTCCTGGCTAAAGAATCGCCAACAATATCGAAAGTTGAAATGTGACAAGATTGCACTGTTAAggtggaaaaagaagaagaaatgttGGAAAGTCATGAaaaggaataaaccttga
- the LOC132051067 gene encoding uncharacterized protein At4g06598-like isoform X2 has protein sequence MESLNGSSSLKNFSFSNKQSIMDSTSPFLQSYADQNMDGSKGKAKPNEGSSSHHHRCNSESFLIEEQPSWLDDLLNEPPETTTVVHKGHHRRSASDTFAYLGAAAERLNTREEAKNKNVNVGASWGSVNYVSYKDLSAVSYDTKPSSSHEQKFNKAAQEVNGAASVSHEKHNREMNNSQNQEGSSERSNNVQAKHSMSKADAKRAKQQSAHRSRVRKLQHIAELEFLDQQNIILSMENRALRQRLDSLSQEQLIKHLEQEMLERELTRLQTLYQMQRQQLQQQHQQPPQQQNHSKHRRNKSRDLEAQFANLSIKNNEASSSRQVTGSVRM, from the exons ATGGAGAGTTTAAATGGTTCATCAAGCTTGAAAAATTTCTCCTTTTCGAACAAGCAGTCGATAATGGACTCGACTTCTCCCTTTCTCCAGTCCTATGCAGATCAAAATATGGACGGATCAAAGGGAAAAGCAAAGCCTAACGAGGGATCGAGTAGCCACCATCATCGGTGTAACTCGGAGAGCTTTCTTATAGAGGAGCAACCTTCTTGGCTTGATGACCTTTTGAATGAACCTCCAGAGACGACGACAGTTGTACACAAAGGTCATCATCGACGTTCAGCAAGTGACACTTTTGCATACTTAGGTGCAGCTGCAGAGAGGTTAAACACGAGGGAAGAAGCGAAAAATAAGAATGTAAATGTAGGAGCTTCCTGGGGTTCAGTTAACTATGTGAGTTACAAAGATTTGAGTGCAGTTTCCTATGATACAAAGCCAAGTTCTTCCCATGAGCAGAAatttaataag GCTGCTCAGGAAGTGAATGGTGCGGCATCTGTATCCCATGAGAAGCATAACAGAGAGATGAATAATTCACAAAACCAAGAGGGCTCTAGTGAAAGATCAAACAATGTACAAGCCAAACATTCCATGTCCAAGGCAGATGCAAAACGTGCTAAACA GCAATCTGCTCACCGATCGCGTGTCAGGAAACTTCAGCACATAGCTGAACTTGAA TTTCTTGACCAACAGAATATTATACTGAGCATGGAGAATAGAGCCCTCAGGCAGCGTTTGGATAGCTTATCACAGGAGCAGCTCATCAAACATT TGGAGCAGGAGATGTTGGAGAGGGAACTCACAAGGTTACAAACTCTGTATCAGATGCAGAGGCAACAACTGCAACAACAGCATCAGCAGCCGCCGCAGCAGCAGAACCACTCTAAACATCGTCGAAACAAAAGCAGAGATCTCGAAGCCCAATTTGCCAACCTCTCTATCAAGAACAATGAAGCCAGTTCCAGCAGGCAGGTCACTGGTTCAGTCAGGATGTAA
- the LOC132050099 gene encoding uncharacterized protein LOC132050099 isoform X2 encodes MGSKRKSKSCNHFQSCDDSCIFQHLISVLQHPQGVNVPVLKSLYGLLIHFSLNSLQNPTYKLDFDDLDMEIDHNGFKASSKDIETLSGILFEEMFERFDHLFSAPHDTSVNNQRQGILQQNMSKDAETFYLLLRCCMVTLTLLVSQHNLLLEKGKVLLMLLRKLCSLNTFGAGSRKEITFQKSVSRACTSEDNDCRTTSTEDIVASLQIIEPSDVHTSFLCATFEVFVDELLVHGQLRQYFKLIDSLASSAEIIFTPQSGQGDIGIVLEVLSRYFLISWSDEHRSGDHLNRLLLVNNDYFKSSLKAHELSLTAAISLLLNPIILSAPKLMQAQLISMIYEATFLWLDMRNRKTNHRPLNFFLSLFEKSVALYMKHMSLFQFDCRSSFVSNSSTKSAEVKGIHSLFGSCILASTRKEINNLILKFEDSSQSHFLKLFFEMKSDLISSCITYLKESRCLLDKSCQDEIMSTLSCLILRASDSFKENAIVDASLEDICLLVSTLKLMSSSLLQVVWCLRCDLNSDCPKTLKDFSSCGEYNSILGIIDCFRELSIYSSVQNISRQMMEIDSEKHKVSKIMFLHFSGLLSFSFFKRLDCLAKGCLFNIIALLNLFIFEEGNLDILQSLVDPTPDSFSSGLSAVRIQEAVVDKRSSLVVASKFQKARTLRSSSRKGDSSAISTSELDNKEDVEAMEEEMEETTNGKIFLKCRLQAGQVHDFDDLADFVECKKGKDYSSWLKNRQQYRKLKCDKIALLRWKKKKKCWKVMKRNKP; translated from the exons ATGGGTTCAAAGAGAAAATCAAAGAGCTGCAACCATTTTCAAAGCTGTGATGATTCTTGCATTTTCCAGCATCTTATCTCGGTCCTTCAACATCCACAG GGTGTGAACGTACCTGTCTTGAAAAGTTTGTATGGTCTGCTTATCCATTTCTCCTTAAACTCACTACAAAATCCAACATACAAActtgattttgatgatttggaTATGGAAATTGATCACAATGGGTTTAAGGCATCATCAAAAGATATAGAGACCCTCTCTGGGATTTTATTTGAAGAAATGTTTGAGAGGTTTGACCATTTGTTCTCTGCTCCCCATGATACTTCTGTGAACAATCAGAGACAAGGTATTTTGCAGCAGAATATGTCCAAAGATGCTGAAACTTTTTATTTGCTGCTGAGGTGTTGTATGGTCACCTTAACCTTGCTTGTGTCCCAACACAATCTTCTTTTAGAAAAAGGGAAGGTCCTTTTGATGTTGCTCCGGAAGTTATGTTCACTAAACACATTTGGGGCAGGAAGTAGGAAGgaaattacttttcaaaaatcAGTTTCACGTGCATGCACATCTGAGGATAATGATTGCAGAACGACTTCCACAGAGGACATTGTTGCATCACTCCAAATCATTGAGCCATCTGATGTTCACACTTCTTTCTTGTGTGCGACATTTGAG GTTTTTGTGGATGAGCTTCTGGTGCATGGACAGTTGAGACAGTACTTTAAGCTTATTGATTCTCTAGCTTCTTCTGCTGAAATTATATTCACACCTCAGTCCGGTCAGGGAGATATAGGAATAGTACTGGAAGTTTTGTCTAGGTACTTCTTAATATCGTGGTCTGATGAGCATAGGTCTGGAGATCATCTTAACAGATTATTATTGGTAAACAATGATTATTTCAAATCTTCATTAAAAGCTCATGAATTGAGTCTGACTGCAGCCATATCGTTGCTTCTCAACCCCATCATTCTTTCTGCCCCAAAACTAATGCAAGCACAATTGATTTCAATGATTTATGAGGCCACCTTTTTGTGGTTGGATATGCGAAATCGTAAGACAAATCACAGACCTCTCAACTTCTTTCTCTCACTGTTTGAAAAATCAGTAGCTTTATACATGAAGCATATGTCCCTGTTTCAATTTGACTGTCGATCTTCATTTGTTAGTAATTCTTCTACCAAAAGTGCAGAAGTGAAGGGCATTCATTCCCTTTTTGGATCGTGTATATTAGCAAGCACAAGAAAGGAGAtcaataatttaattttgaagTTTGAGGATTCATCACAATCtcactttcttaaacttttttttgaaatgaaatCTGACCTGATAAGTTCCTGTATAACATATTTGAAAGAGAGTCGGTGTCTTCTAGACAAATCCTGCCAAGATGAGATTATGTCCACCTTAAGCTGTCTAATTCTAAGAGCTTCGGACAGTTTCAAGGAGAATGCAATTGTGGATGCAAGTCTGGAAGATATTTGTCTTCTGGTTTCTACACTGAAGTTAATGAGCTCTTCCTTGTTGCAAGTTGTCTGGTGCCTCAGATGCGACTTGAATTCCGATTGTCCAAAAACCTTGAAAGATTTTTCATCCTGTGGGGAATACAATTCTATCTTGGGAATAATTGACTGTTTTAGAGAGCTCAGCATATACAGTTCAGTCCAAAATATATCACGCCAAATGATGGAAATAGACTCTGAGAAGCACAAAGTTTCCAAGATAATGTTTCTGCATTTTTCAGGATTGCTCTCATTCAGTTTCTTTAAGAGGCTTGATTGTTTAGCAAAAGGCTGCTTGTTTAATATTATAGCTCTGCTGAATTTATTCATCTTTGAAGAAGGTAATTTGGATATACTGCAGTCACTAGTTGATCCAACTCCAGACTCCTTTTCATCTGGATTATCTGCTGTTAGAATCCAGGAG GCTGTAGTGGACAAGAGATCTAGCCTTGTGGTTGCATCAAAGTTTCAGAAGGCAAGGACCCTGCGTTCAAGTTCAAG GAAGGGAGACAGCTCAGCGATAAGCACCTCTGAGCTTGATAACAAAGAAGATGTTGAAGCAATGGAAGAGGAGATGGAGGAAACAACCAACGGGAAGATATTTCTTAAATGCAGATTGCAAGCTGGACAAGTCCACGATTTTGATGATTTAGCTGATTTTGTTGAGTGCAAGAAAGGAAAGGACTACTCTTCCTGGCTAAAGAATCGCCAACAATATCGAAAGTTGAAATGTGACAAGATTGCACTGTTAAggtggaaaaagaagaagaaatgttGGAAAGTCATGAaaaggaataaaccttga